DNA from Acanthochromis polyacanthus isolate Apoly-LR-REF ecotype Palm Island chromosome 7, KAUST_Apoly_ChrSc, whole genome shotgun sequence:
CTGCTCTCCCCTCcttcatccctccctccctccccctgaGGATCCATTTATGCAGCTCCTGCTGAGCAACCTATGAATGCCAATTATAAATGTGGGTGGGTATCAACACTGTTTACGTTTACATAATTCACTGCTCagtgtgcgcgcgcgcgtgtgcGTGGTGcgcaaaaaaaatattacaaagaggGAGAGACTTGTGTTAAATGCAGCAATGTGCCCATGACTCATGGTTTTATACAGTGCAGTacaggggtgtgtgtgtggagagctGGAATCCAAATTGTGTTcccagtatgtgtgtgtgtgcatggggtGCAGTCATTCTGAAGTGTGTGGGTGACTTCCAGCAggtgtgtttttgcatgtgGTGAATGCAGGATGGGGGATTTACTGTCAAACTCTAAAGAGGGAGACAAAGGAAAGTGTAATGATACCTGCGTCAGAGTTTGGAGTATGAATGTCAACCATCCTAACAATACTTTCAACatcctcttctcttctttccccccttttctctccttctgtctttgtttctcaGGGAGCAGATAACCCTACGGCGCGGTGTCTGTCTGCATTTGTCTGCAAGAACAAGAGAGGGAGAAGCACAAATACCGCACAACCAGACATCATGCAAGGAGAAAGCTTCCCTCGCTGCAGAGAGCTGAAATGTTAGCACTGAAGAGCGAGTGTGTCAGATCAAATCAGCAGACTGTTTACATCAGGGAGGGCGATAAGAGCTGCTTGACACCAGAGACACTAACGCCCTGTGTGTGGTTTAAGGCCCCTTTCAATCACAGTCGAGAAAAGACGCGTTAACTGACCCTTCATCAGCACTTTATAGTTCCGTCCGATTCAGCAGTCCAGAGACGAGCCCAAATGGAGTGGTCACTAGAGAGTGTGAGGGAGATGGTGGCAGGAGGGATGCAGTCTATAAGGGAGTGTGAGATCTGTGCTTTTGCCATAGCcatgtgtgtgctgctgctgttcatgtGGTATTGCTACAGGGTGGGCCGGGAGCACGGCTCCAGCCCCCTGCGTGGGCGGTACCTGGCCGGGCCTGGTCGGATCGGAGGGGTGGTGGGGGGCTTCATGAGTTCAGACTGTCGCGGCAGGGGCAAAGGGAAGCACGGGTCGCTGCTGGAGGAGCAGAACGGCTTCGCTTTCTGTCAGTCGTCCGAGTGCTTCCGCTGCACAAGTGCAGGGGAGAGTCTGAACCAGAGGCTCTATCACAGCCTGCAGGATTACGCCAAGCGCTACACCTGGTCAGGTATGGGCAGGGTGCACAAAGGAGTCCGGGACCAAGGCCGGTACCTCAACAGCCGACCCACCATCCAGCGGCCAGAGGTGTTCTTCCTCCCCGACCTACCGTCAGCCCCTTTCTTCTCCAGAGAAGTGCAGAGACATGACGTGGAGCTGCTGGAGCAGAGCTTCCCCGCCCTCCTGGCAGAGTTTGAGAGCATCTACCACCAGCCTCCGGCCCGCAGCGGCTCCTCGCTGCCACCAGGCTGGAAGGTCAACAGCACTCCTCGTGGGCAGTGGTGGACCTACTACCTGGTCAACCAAGGCACCCCTCTGGTTCTGAATGTCAGGAGATGCCCTCGGGCCTGGAGGGTGCTGGGCCAGCTGCGCACCTTCATCGCTAACAACGTGTTTGGAAACGCCTGCTTCTCTGTGCTGACGCCTGGAGCTCTCATCACCGAGCATTACGGTCCAACAAATGTCAGGCTGCGCTGCCACCTGGGTAAGAGGGCTTAGTGAACTGAAACTGATGAGGCTCGGTGTGTATTTATCTCAACACTAAAGCAGATGATTTCAGTAATAAGCATATTTAACCTCAGAGGAGGAGCAACACGGTGAATCAGCAGCTGTAGTGTTTAGACAGATGTGACAAATCCTCCTGAGTCACAGAGGAACACGGCTAAAATGTCCCGTGATaataaaatgcattgtttttaCTTCACCTGAGGTTGGATCTTATTTCCATCTGTTCTCTGTGAGATGGCTCTAAATagggatgtttattgttatgtAGCTTGTCAGGATCCTATAGAACAGCAAACTGATGCAGaacattgtgtgttttgtatgagATGGAGAAACTAGGAGGTTGGATAGCAGCACAAATGCTTTCAGATTGCCTGTATTTACCCGTGATGACCCATGACTGGGCTTTTTCTCTGACAGGTCTCAGAGTGCCCCCTTCCTGTGAGCTGGTCGTCGGTGGAGAGCCACAGTGCTGGTCTGAGGGCAGCTGTCTGCTTTTCGATGACTCCTTCCTCCACAGGGCTTTCCACGAGGGTAAGACAGGATTAAAGTTGAATCTTTTCTTGCCTCATGTCGTTTATTTATTCCTAGAAAGAGGATTGACCTAAAAGTGGTATAATCCAATGGCTGAGGAAAATGGATAGCCTTTAATAGGAGTCTGATATCAGTTTTAGTGAGACAACATGACTTGATTTTTCTTTCTGGCGCTGTTTCTGGGCGTAGGCGGCGCAGAGGACGGCCCCAGGGTGGTCTTCATGGTGGACCTGTGGCACCCCAACGTGGCCGCTGCTGAGAGACAAGCCTTGGACTACATTTTTACTCCGGGCCGTTTGGAGGACAAGGAGGGAAAATAGGTGTGAGTGAGAAACCATGTCCAAGCAAGCAAGCGACAGATGGCATTTAGGGAAGTGTCTGTAGGATTGGGGAGCAACTCTTTTTCTGCCTCCAGACCAGCTCTCACATTCACTGTGTACATAATCTCCGGCTCATCCAGTATTACTCATAACTCTTCTTAGCAGATGACCAAACATTGGGCCTCTTTTATCAATCGCGTTTTTGTCTGTACAGTTGTGTAAGATGCAGCCATACTTTAAATCCCACACTTGCATTTTCCCAGAACATAGCAGTTGATGCCGCCATCTTATTCATGTGTATTTATACTACGGCTGgtgacatttcagctcagaagtTGCTGTTTTTTCAATTGCTGAATGTTTACTGGCGCATACATGAATGAACACTAAGAATGTTGCCCGGCGATCAGTTGTCACCAAATATGTTATTTCACATTTCCATTTTTCCATCCTCTAACTTTGGGCCAATTCTGAAAATGATTTCTAAGATTCCATGTGCTGCTCCCATCGCATTTATTTAGGTTGTTATTGAAGCTGATACAGAGCAAAGTGCATTACAGACACGTTAAGGGGCTCTTAGGGAGCCAAACAATAATGTATCACTCTGTTGCTGTTATGCTTCACAGAATTTAAAGGTCTAAAGGCCAAACTATTCTATTAGCTATAAatgaaggtagtgtctacagatacggacccgtacccgtagcctgtggcctacggatacggcactttccatttgccagacagatacggacccgtacgcgagtctcacgagtcaagaagctgctaaccactgcaaactgttgaaaggtaagcaaaggttaaggttagggttaggtttagggtccgtacctgtagtaccgatgctacgggtccgtaccgctagcgtctaccgggagtcacgtgaccagatctcgcgtatctgattggcaaatggaaagtgctgtaTCCGTAGGCCGGAGTCACTGAATTGGGGCCAGTTTTACTCCACTGTATTATAGTGGGCCGGTAGAAATAATATGAGGGTAACTTTGGTGGAAGGCAGCCCAAAGGTTCGAGAAGTAGATTAGTAACTAGAAGTTTCCTGATTGGCTGTATCCGGGTCATCCAGTCAGTAGAAATTAGAAATGATTCTGgtattttttgtgcatttttttttccattggcgaaagaaacataaaagtcaaatgtttattattaaatactcattgtgaaaatcttttttttcatgctACTATGcctatatggtgtttttttatatgcagtaagacacatcatgagcaaaataagcaatCAACACCATCTCCACCTTAAAGCTGCAGTGTACCGATGACAGTCTCCAAAACAAGGATTCAAGCTTCTGAGTTTCATACGTAACAAACCTAAAGCTTTCGGATTTCTGTATCTTTATCCTTCTTCAAAATCGTGTCCCAGTTCTAAGATGTATGACTGAAATACTCCAATATTCcacttgttgttgtgttgtgtagtgtagttttacagtgtttgagctggtgtgctcgagctgcagtgaGTGGAGACAGAAGCAGGGACTTTATAGATCCGCACATTCTAGAAGAACTGACGTGTAAAggtacatctaagccattttaagatAAGAAGGGTTTATTTTAATaggaaaaaatccaaatatgTGACTCTGGTACACAGAAGCGAGTTTTTAGGGATTTAATCAATGACCGGAGAGGGACTTTGAGACGCACAAGTGGGTGGACTAAATGCCTCCCTGTTCAGAGCTACGTGGCACTAAGTTAGCATTCATGAGCCCCGGCTTGTTCCCAGGACTTAAGAAAGGCACATGACGACATGTAACACCCGCATACATTTCTGCAAGGGCTAAGAAATTTGGTAATTTTTTATATTCCTCTGCATATCCAGTCACACTTAAAATTTCGATTCAAATCAAGACACCCATCATCTGAGAGTTTGCACGAACACTTTCATATATAGGAAACACTTTAGACTGTTTACATTTCTATGAATGACTGGACACTCCCCTGCTTGCAGAATGTTGACATACCGTGATTGTAATGCTCATTATGATTTATACAAAGCCACGGCGTAATTATTGATCAAGTGAAGGGAGTACTGCTTTGGTGACTGTAAGCCAATTGTGCAAAAG
Protein-coding regions in this window:
- the asphd2 gene encoding aspartate beta-hydroxylase domain-containing protein 2 → MEWSLESVREMVAGGMQSIRECEICAFAIAMCVLLLFMWYCYRVGREHGSSPLRGRYLAGPGRIGGVVGGFMSSDCRGRGKGKHGSLLEEQNGFAFCQSSECFRCTSAGESLNQRLYHSLQDYAKRYTWSGMGRVHKGVRDQGRYLNSRPTIQRPEVFFLPDLPSAPFFSREVQRHDVELLEQSFPALLAEFESIYHQPPARSGSSLPPGWKVNSTPRGQWWTYYLVNQGTPLVLNVRRCPRAWRVLGQLRTFIANNVFGNACFSVLTPGALITEHYGPTNVRLRCHLGLRVPPSCELVVGGEPQCWSEGSCLLFDDSFLHRAFHEGGAEDGPRVVFMVDLWHPNVAAAERQALDYIFTPGRLEDKEGK